From Frateuria aurantia DSM 6220, one genomic window encodes:
- a CDS encoding arabinose transporter, giving the protein MNLKSVSRPAIAAPVEQGLERWLCLLSVTVFLAYLTVGLPLPVISLFVHQQLGLSDLWVGTAVGIQFLATVLTRRHAGSVADRQGPQQALRRGVTALLVSGLIYAVAAWLPAPAGLRYLVLITGRLLVGFGESLMMTGVLTWGVGLAGPRRSGKVMSWVGMAMYGSLAAGAPLGQALYGRTGFGAVSLGVILAPLLAGLLSLTVPPVQARGGSRTLGFMKVVGLIWRPGVTLALQGVGFASIGAFVSLYFHHEQWPHAGWALSAFGLAFVLARVFFGRLPDRLGGPEIARAFLLIEWCGLLMLGLAPGLPVALLGAGVTGFGCSLVFPALGVEVVGQVPAESRGTALGAYAAFQDIAYGVTGPLTGLLAMWLGYRSVFLAAAACAALGIGLAMHILHRDRARSAARG; this is encoded by the coding sequence ATGAACTTGAAGTCCGTTTCGCGCCCTGCGATCGCTGCTCCGGTGGAACAGGGTCTTGAACGCTGGCTGTGTCTGCTCAGCGTGACAGTGTTTCTGGCTTATCTGACGGTAGGCCTGCCTTTGCCGGTGATTTCGCTGTTTGTGCACCAGCAACTGGGGCTGAGCGACCTGTGGGTGGGGACGGCCGTAGGCATCCAGTTTCTGGCCACCGTATTGACCCGCCGTCATGCCGGCAGCGTGGCTGATCGGCAGGGGCCGCAGCAGGCCTTGCGCCGCGGCGTGACGGCCTTGCTGGTGTCCGGATTGATCTATGCCGTCGCGGCCTGGTTGCCTGCCCCGGCCGGGTTGCGCTATCTGGTGCTGATCACCGGTCGCTTGCTGGTGGGTTTCGGTGAAAGCCTGATGATGACTGGCGTACTGACCTGGGGTGTGGGGCTGGCCGGCCCCCGCCGTTCCGGCAAGGTCATGTCTTGGGTCGGAATGGCCATGTACGGATCGCTGGCGGCCGGCGCACCTCTGGGGCAGGCCTTGTATGGGCGGACCGGCTTTGGCGCGGTGAGTCTGGGCGTGATCCTCGCTCCGTTGCTGGCGGGGCTGCTGTCCTTGACGGTGCCGCCGGTCCAGGCTCGTGGAGGCAGCCGGACTCTGGGCTTTATGAAGGTCGTCGGCCTGATCTGGCGCCCGGGTGTGACGCTGGCCTTGCAAGGGGTGGGCTTCGCCTCCATCGGCGCCTTTGTATCGCTGTATTTCCATCACGAGCAGTGGCCGCATGCGGGCTGGGCCCTCAGTGCCTTCGGACTGGCCTTTGTGCTGGCCCGTGTCTTTTTCGGCAGGCTTCCTGATCGGCTGGGTGGCCCCGAGATCGCACGGGCCTTTTTGCTGATCGAATGGTGCGGTCTGCTGATGCTGGGGCTGGCTCCTGGCTTGCCGGTGGCCTTGCTGGGAGCGGGGGTGACCGGCTTTGGCTGTTCCCTGGTGTTTCCCGCGCTGGGCGTGGAAGTGGTCGGGCAGGTGCCGGCGGAAAGCCGAGGCACTGCGCTGGGGGCCTATGCCGCGTTTCAGGATATTGCCTATGGCGTGACCGGGCCGCTGACCGGGCTGCTGGCCATGTGGCTGGGCTATCGCAGCGTGTTCCTGGCGGCGGCGGCCTGTGCCGCACTGGGCATCGGGCTGGCCATGCATATCCTGCATCGCGATCGGGCCCGGTCCGCCGCCCGCGGTTGA
- a CDS encoding acetylornithine/succinylornithine family transaminase has translation MSEQVSSEAALTALAKRYWLPVYKPREMVLDHGKGARVWDTEGREYIDLSAGIAVNALGHQDPDLLEALDTQARKLWHVSNAFYSEPPLRLAEELVEHAPFAERVFLCNSGAEANEAAIKLVRRWAAQQGRGPEQRTILTFHGSFHGRTLATVTATAQPKYQQGYEPLPAGFRYLPFNDQAALEQAFAAGDIAAVMVEPIQGEGGVVPAEPAFLQRARELCDAHGALLVFDEIQCGMSRTGSLFACQDYGVTPDIVTLAKALGAGFPIGATLVGAKLGEVMQYGAHGTTFGGNPLAAAVARAALRKLASASLQSHVRAQSAALHAGLESINAELGLFDLIRGRGLLLGAVLAAPYRGKAGEILDFAAAHGVLLLQAGPDVLRFVPPLTLSREELDEGLQRLRLALRDFVAQLAAA, from the coding sequence ATGTCTGAGCAGGTTTCCTCCGAGGCGGCGCTGACCGCCCTGGCCAAGCGCTACTGGCTGCCCGTCTACAAGCCTCGTGAAATGGTGCTGGACCATGGCAAGGGTGCACGCGTATGGGATACCGAGGGACGTGAATACATCGATCTGTCGGCCGGTATCGCCGTCAACGCTCTGGGTCACCAGGATCCGGACCTGCTGGAGGCGCTGGATACCCAGGCCCGCAAGCTGTGGCATGTCAGCAACGCCTTCTACAGCGAGCCGCCGCTGCGGCTGGCCGAGGAACTGGTCGAACATGCACCGTTTGCCGAGCGGGTATTCCTGTGCAATTCGGGGGCCGAGGCCAACGAGGCGGCGATCAAGCTGGTCCGGCGCTGGGCGGCCCAGCAGGGTCGGGGACCGGAACAGCGGACCATCCTGACCTTTCATGGCTCGTTCCACGGCCGCACGCTGGCTACCGTCACCGCGACCGCCCAACCCAAATATCAGCAAGGCTATGAGCCGCTGCCCGCCGGTTTCCGTTACCTGCCATTCAATGATCAGGCCGCGCTGGAGCAGGCTTTTGCCGCAGGCGACATCGCTGCCGTGATGGTCGAGCCCATCCAGGGCGAAGGCGGCGTGGTGCCGGCCGAGCCGGCTTTCCTGCAGCGTGCCCGCGAACTCTGCGATGCCCATGGCGCCTTGCTGGTCTTCGACGAGATCCAGTGCGGCATGAGCCGGACCGGCAGCCTTTTCGCCTGTCAGGATTACGGGGTGACGCCGGATATCGTGACTCTGGCCAAGGCGCTGGGCGCCGGCTTTCCGATCGGGGCGACCCTGGTCGGAGCCAAGCTGGGCGAGGTCATGCAATACGGTGCCCACGGCACCACCTTTGGAGGCAACCCGCTGGCGGCTGCCGTGGCCCGGGCGGCCTTGCGCAAGCTGGCATCGGCCTCCTTGCAGTCCCATGTGCGGGCCCAGTCCGCGGCCTTGCATGCCGGGCTGGAATCGATCAATGCCGAGCTGGGCCTGTTCGATCTGATACGCGGACGCGGTCTGTTGCTGGGGGCGGTGCTGGCCGCGCCGTATCGTGGCAAGGCCGGCGAGATCCTGGACTTTGCCGCCGCGCACGGGGTCCTGCTGCTGCAGGCCGGCCCCGATGTGCTGCGCTTCGTGCCTCCCCTGACCCTCAGCCGGGAAGAACTGGATGAAGGTCTGCAGCGTCTGCGGCTGGCGTTGCGGGATTTTGTCGCCCAGCTGGCGGCGGCCTGA
- a CDS encoding rubredoxin, with product MNQSVDGQAVYQKWMCVVCGYIYDEALGAPDDGIAPGTRWADVPETWTCPDCGATRDDFEMIEVD from the coding sequence ATGAACCAGAGTGTTGATGGCCAGGCGGTGTACCAGAAATGGATGTGCGTCGTGTGCGGCTATATCTATGACGAGGCCCTGGGCGCGCCGGATGATGGCATCGCACCGGGTACCCGCTGGGCCGATGTGCCGGAGACCTGGACCTGCCCGGATTGCGGGGCGACCCGTGACGACTTCGAGATGATCGAGGTCGACTGA
- a CDS encoding multicopper oxidase family protein, with product MPGRSPMSRGRRRFLQGLGLAALADVLPGYSQAREAEGMVMSSRTMAANLAAPSIPLLNPLTLARFVDPLPRPVVAQPVRHLEQPQWPGRSLACYRIEARAFRRPLHRDLAPTLQWGYDGRVPGPTLETRSGEPILVEWVNGLPARHFLPIDHTVHGAEKTVPEVRTVTHVHGARAPAGSDGYPEDWYPPGHGRRYLYPNGQDAATLWYHDHAMGITRLNIYAGLFGSFIIRDASEQALGLPTGERDLPLLLADRLIGRDGSLYYPVSDDPSAPWVPECHGHAILCNGMLYPYLEVEPGAYRLRLGNVANTSFFNLSLSHGLDMQQIGSDQGLLAAPLASRQIELYPAERADVVIDFSALAGQAVELRHQGQAIMQFRVAAKTPAKALVLPAKLHDIARIPASQAVRERQLVIGEQDDPTGSPLTMLLDGKRWSDPVTEKPRQHSTEIWSFVNITGDAHPMHLHLVRFQLLDRRPFDLFTWNARRELVYTGPAQPPEPHEAGWKDTVRADPGMVTRIIMRFEGEPGHYVWHCHFLEHEDNEMMRPYELLPAKA from the coding sequence TTGCCCGGGCGCAGCCCGATGAGCCGCGGCCGGCGCCGTTTTCTGCAGGGCCTCGGCCTGGCGGCCCTGGCTGACGTGCTGCCCGGCTACAGCCAGGCTCGCGAAGCCGAGGGCATGGTCATGTCCAGCCGCACCATGGCAGCCAACCTGGCGGCCCCCTCGATTCCGCTGCTGAATCCGCTGACGCTCGCACGTTTCGTGGATCCGCTGCCGCGCCCTGTCGTGGCACAGCCGGTCCGCCACCTCGAACAACCGCAATGGCCAGGCCGGTCGCTGGCCTGCTATCGGATCGAGGCACGCGCCTTCCGTCGCCCGTTGCATCGCGATCTGGCCCCGACCCTGCAATGGGGCTATGACGGCCGTGTACCCGGCCCGACCCTGGAAACCCGCAGCGGCGAGCCGATACTGGTGGAATGGGTCAATGGACTGCCGGCCCGGCATTTCCTGCCCATCGACCACACGGTCCATGGTGCGGAAAAGACCGTACCGGAAGTCCGTACAGTCACTCATGTCCATGGTGCACGCGCGCCGGCAGGAAGCGATGGTTATCCCGAAGACTGGTACCCCCCGGGCCATGGCCGTCGCTACCTCTACCCCAATGGCCAGGATGCCGCCACTCTGTGGTACCACGATCATGCCATGGGGATCACCCGGCTCAATATCTATGCCGGGCTGTTCGGCAGCTTCATCATCCGCGATGCCAGCGAGCAGGCGCTGGGCCTGCCGACCGGCGAGCGCGATCTGCCGCTGCTGCTGGCTGACCGTCTGATCGGCCGCGACGGATCGCTCTACTATCCCGTGTCCGATGATCCGAGCGCGCCCTGGGTACCCGAGTGCCACGGCCATGCCATCCTCTGCAACGGCATGCTCTACCCCTATCTGGAGGTCGAGCCCGGGGCCTATCGACTGCGACTGGGCAATGTGGCCAATACCAGCTTCTTCAATCTCAGCCTGTCGCATGGCCTGGACATGCAGCAGATCGGCTCCGATCAGGGCTTGCTGGCAGCACCGCTAGCCAGTCGCCAGATCGAGCTGTATCCGGCCGAACGTGCCGATGTAGTCATCGATTTCAGCGCCTTGGCCGGCCAGGCCGTGGAGTTGCGCCATCAAGGTCAGGCCATCATGCAGTTCAGGGTCGCCGCCAAGACCCCGGCAAAAGCCCTGGTGCTGCCGGCGAAGCTCCATGACATCGCACGGATACCGGCCAGCCAGGCCGTCCGGGAGCGCCAACTCGTGATCGGCGAGCAGGATGATCCGACGGGTTCGCCGCTGACCATGTTGCTGGACGGCAAGCGCTGGAGCGATCCGGTCACGGAGAAGCCACGCCAGCACAGCACCGAGATCTGGAGCTTCGTCAATATCACCGGCGATGCCCATCCCATGCACTTGCACCTGGTCCGGTTCCAGCTGCTGGACCGGCGGCCATTCGACCTTTTCACCTGGAACGCTCGCCGGGAGCTGGTCTATACCGGGCCGGCCCAACCACCGGAACCCCACGAAGCCGGCTGGAAAGACACGGTCCGCGCCGATCCCGGGATGGTGACCCGCATCATCATGCGCTTCGAGGGCGAGCCCGGCCATTATGTCTGGCACTGCCATTTCCTTGAACACGAGGACAACGAAATGATGAGGCCCTACGAACTGCTGCCGGCGAAGGCCTGA
- the htpG gene encoding molecular chaperone HtpG: MSTTTETRKFEAEVAQVLHLVTHSLYSHKDVFLRELISNASDACDKLRFESLAQPELVAGDAELHIDLTWDPEARTVTIRDNGIGMSREDVVANLGTIASSGTRRYLEALSSEQKHDARLIGQFGVGFYSAFVVADKVTVLTRRAGTEASAGVKWESDGKGEYSLEAVELPERGTAIVLHLKADEDEFLKPWQLRSLITRYSDHVAFPIRLSKDEDGKPTEEWETINSASALWTKPKSEISDEDYIGFYKSLGTDFNDPLAWTHNRVEGNQSFTTLLYLPAQPPFDLMMGGRDERKGLKLYIKRVFIMDAAEELLPNYLRFVRGVVDADDLPLNVSREILQQNRQLEKIKAACVKRVLDLIERLARDEPEKFQTFYKAFGNTLKEGIAEDHANRERIAKLLRFASTKGEGSTQDVSFDDYIGRMAVGQDTIWYITADGYAAAAGSPQLEAFKAKGVEVLLMFDRIDEWMLGSLSEYDGKKLKNVAKGELPLDEADKQKQEEASKAAEPLLERIKSLLGDAVGDVKVSARLTDSPSCLALSDYEMAPHLARLLREAGQAVPESKPTLEINPQHPLLQRLQGETDEGRASDLASLLLEQAEIAAGAPLADPAAFVQRLNRALLASA, from the coding sequence ATGAGCACGACTACCGAAACCCGCAAATTCGAAGCCGAAGTCGCCCAGGTACTGCATCTGGTGACCCATTCGCTGTATTCGCACAAGGACGTGTTCCTGCGCGAGCTGATTTCCAATGCTTCCGACGCCTGCGACAAGCTGCGCTTCGAGTCGCTGGCCCAGCCCGAGCTGGTGGCCGGTGATGCCGAGCTGCATATCGATCTGACCTGGGATCCGGAAGCCCGCACCGTCACCATTCGTGACAACGGCATCGGCATGAGCCGCGAAGATGTCGTGGCCAACCTGGGCACCATCGCCAGTTCCGGCACCCGCCGTTATCTGGAAGCGTTGAGCAGCGAACAGAAGCATGATGCCCGCCTGATCGGCCAGTTCGGCGTCGGTTTCTACTCGGCCTTCGTGGTGGCCGACAAGGTGACCGTGCTGACCCGTCGTGCCGGGACCGAAGCGTCCGCCGGCGTGAAATGGGAAAGCGACGGCAAGGGCGAATACAGCCTGGAGGCGGTGGAGCTGCCCGAGCGCGGCACGGCCATCGTGCTGCATCTGAAGGCCGATGAGGACGAGTTCCTCAAGCCCTGGCAGCTGCGTTCGCTGATCACCCGTTATTCCGACCATGTCGCGTTCCCGATCCGTCTGTCCAAGGACGAGGACGGCAAGCCGACCGAGGAATGGGAAACCATCAACTCGGCCTCGGCCCTGTGGACCAAGCCCAAGAGCGAGATCAGCGACGAGGACTACATCGGCTTCTACAAGTCGCTGGGTACCGATTTCAATGATCCGCTCGCCTGGACCCACAACCGGGTCGAAGGCAACCAGAGTTTCACCACCCTGCTGTATCTGCCGGCCCAGCCGCCTTTCGATCTGATGATGGGCGGGCGTGACGAGCGCAAGGGCCTGAAGCTCTACATCAAGCGCGTCTTCATCATGGATGCGGCTGAAGAGCTGCTGCCGAACTATCTGCGTTTCGTGCGCGGCGTCGTCGATGCCGATGATCTGCCCTTGAACGTGAGCCGCGAGATCCTGCAGCAGAACCGTCAGCTGGAGAAGATCAAGGCCGCCTGCGTCAAGCGTGTGCTGGATCTGATCGAGCGCCTGGCCCGCGACGAGCCCGAGAAGTTCCAGACCTTCTACAAGGCTTTCGGCAACACCTTGAAGGAAGGCATCGCCGAAGACCACGCCAATCGCGAGCGCATCGCCAAGTTGTTGCGCTTTGCTTCCACCAAGGGCGAAGGCTCGACCCAGGATGTGTCGTTTGACGATTACATCGGCCGTATGGCCGTGGGTCAGGACACCATCTGGTACATCACCGCCGATGGTTATGCCGCCGCGGCCGGCAGCCCGCAGCTGGAGGCCTTCAAGGCCAAGGGCGTCGAGGTGCTGCTGATGTTCGACCGTATCGACGAATGGATGCTGGGCAGCCTGAGCGAGTACGACGGCAAGAAGCTGAAGAACGTCGCCAAGGGCGAGCTGCCGCTGGACGAGGCCGACAAGCAGAAGCAGGAAGAGGCCAGCAAGGCTGCCGAGCCGCTGCTGGAGCGGATCAAGTCGCTGCTGGGCGATGCCGTGGGCGATGTCAAGGTCTCGGCGCGTCTGACCGATTCGCCGTCCTGCCTGGCCTTGAGCGATTACGAGATGGCGCCGCATCTGGCCCGCCTGCTGCGCGAAGCCGGTCAGGCCGTGCCCGAGTCCAAGCCCACCCTGGAAATCAATCCGCAGCATCCCTTGCTGCAGCGCTTGCAGGGCGAGACGGATGAAGGCCGCGCCTCGGATCTGGCCTCCCTTCTGCTGGAGCAGGCCGAGATCGCCGCTGGTGCGCCGCTGGCTGACCCGGCTGCCTTTGTGCAGCGTCTGAACCGGGCGCTGCTCGCTTCGGCCTGA
- the hemL gene encoding glutamate-1-semialdehyde 2,1-aminomutase codes for MSSNHELFQRARQVLPGGVNSPVRAFKSVGGEPFFTARADGAYLWDVEGKRYIDYVGSWGPMIAGHNHPQVREAVERAVRNGLSFGTPSPDEVIMGETLVDLIPSLDVVRMVNSGTEATMSAIRVARGATGRNKIIKFEGCYHGHADSFLVKAGSGALTFGVPTSPGVPKAVADLTLTATYNDLDSVRALFEAEGADIAGLIVEPVAGNMNCIPPSPGFLEGLRALCDEFGSVLIFDEVMTGFRVALGGAQAYYGISPDLTTFGKIIGAGMPVGAYGGKRELMEQVAPAGPIYQAGTLSGNPVAMAAGLALLEVIRADGFHARLEQQTLNLLRGLQAAADAAGVPFSTRQAGAMFGLFFSADTVDSYAAATRADIAAFNRFFQAMLERGVYLAPSAFEAGFLSSAHDDEVIEATLLSARESFASL; via the coding sequence ATGAGCAGCAATCACGAGCTTTTCCAGCGCGCACGCCAGGTCCTTCCTGGTGGCGTCAACTCCCCCGTCCGCGCCTTCAAGTCGGTAGGCGGCGAACCCTTCTTCACCGCACGCGCCGATGGCGCCTACCTGTGGGATGTCGAAGGCAAGCGCTATATCGACTATGTCGGCTCCTGGGGGCCGATGATTGCCGGTCACAATCATCCGCAGGTACGCGAAGCCGTCGAGCGCGCGGTTCGCAACGGCCTCTCATTCGGCACCCCCAGTCCCGATGAAGTGATCATGGGCGAGACTCTGGTCGATTTGATCCCTTCGCTGGATGTGGTGCGCATGGTCAACTCGGGCACCGAGGCCACCATGTCGGCGATCCGCGTGGCGCGCGGCGCGACCGGACGCAACAAGATCATCAAGTTCGAAGGTTGCTACCACGGCCATGCCGACAGTTTTCTGGTCAAGGCCGGCTCTGGCGCGCTGACTTTCGGCGTGCCGACCTCACCCGGCGTGCCCAAGGCTGTGGCCGACCTGACGCTGACCGCCACCTACAATGATCTGGACAGCGTGCGCGCACTGTTCGAGGCCGAAGGCGCGGATATCGCCGGCCTGATCGTGGAGCCGGTGGCCGGCAACATGAACTGCATCCCGCCCTCCCCCGGTTTTCTGGAGGGTTTGCGGGCACTGTGCGACGAATTCGGTTCCGTGCTGATCTTCGACGAAGTGATGACCGGCTTCCGGGTTGCCCTGGGCGGTGCGCAGGCTTATTACGGCATCAGCCCCGATCTGACCACGTTCGGCAAGATCATCGGCGCCGGCATGCCGGTCGGGGCCTATGGTGGCAAACGCGAACTGATGGAGCAGGTCGCTCCGGCCGGCCCGATCTATCAGGCCGGCACCCTCAGCGGCAATCCGGTGGCCATGGCGGCCGGTCTGGCCTTGCTGGAGGTGATCCGGGCCGACGGCTTCCATGCCCGTCTGGAACAGCAGACCTTGAACCTGCTGCGCGGGTTGCAGGCCGCGGCCGATGCGGCCGGCGTTCCCTTCAGCACCCGTCAGGCCGGAGCCATGTTCGGCCTGTTCTTCAGTGCCGATACCGTCGACAGCTATGCCGCCGCGACCCGTGCCGATATCGCCGCCTTCAATCGCTTCTTCCAGGCCATGCTGGAGCGCGGAGTCTATCTGGCGCCCTCGGCCTTCGAGGCCGGCTTTCTGTCATCGGCCCATGATGACGAAGTGATCGAAGCCACTCTGCTCAGCGCGCGGGAAAGCTTCGCAAGCCTCTGA
- a CDS encoding alkaline phosphatase family protein: MLFSRLPRKRSTLTAAVMLTLAAAGAPLAWAAQSGLHLPSHLSAVSKPGVSTNAAPSAASGLQDPSSNGTDTGTAQDPDAGVATRPTATPIKHVMLIIGENRTFDHLYGTYVPPAGQQVDNLLSKGIVTIDGRPGPHADLARQWQARNGQHFSIAPTHTAAYKELPPINTGSAPTQAWFASAAQARAIEPGLPDGDYAKLAVGGTGLPTNAVDTRFPAHLPNGPVNVHASLSDSDYTSSPVHRFFQMWQQLDCSVGAATRSNPSGCRADLFPWVETTVGAGGNGQRPPIPFDAQSTHEGASSMQFVNMAKGDAPYMAELAREYVLADNFHQSVMGGTGTNHIMLGFGAPVFYADAQGRPAVPPANQIENPDPMPGTANWYRQDGYFGGSYVQCADDRQPGVASVKRYLKALYHGKYKGEECQPGAYYLVNNYNPGYFGDGTPAPLGAKQFTATPSRQNNLALMLARHDVSWKYYGEGWNHGKENGQHGTFCNICNPFLYSSQVMTDPVQRSRNQDLDDLYRDLQAGTLPAVSIVKSDAILDGHPASSRMELFEAFVRKIIDMAKANPAIWKDTAIMVTFDEGGGLYDSGYVQPIDFFGDGTRIPLLVISRWSTGGRVSHVYGDHLSFDKFVEANWMLHETLTPHSRDTLPNPVTAPGHPYVPVNGPAIGDLMDMFDFGRAPTPLQAKTGGGR; the protein is encoded by the coding sequence ATGCTTTTCTCCCGACTCCCCCGCAAGCGCAGCACGCTGACCGCTGCCGTGATGCTGACCCTCGCCGCCGCTGGCGCGCCTCTGGCCTGGGCGGCCCAGTCCGGGCTGCATCTGCCCTCGCATCTGAGTGCCGTCTCGAAACCGGGCGTGAGTACCAATGCCGCGCCCAGCGCCGCATCCGGTCTGCAGGATCCCTCTTCGAACGGCACGGACACAGGCACGGCGCAAGACCCGGATGCCGGTGTGGCAACCCGCCCGACCGCCACGCCGATCAAGCATGTGATGCTGATCATCGGCGAGAACCGTACCTTCGACCATCTGTACGGCACCTACGTGCCGCCAGCGGGTCAACAGGTCGACAATCTGCTATCCAAGGGCATCGTCACCATCGACGGCCGACCGGGTCCCCATGCCGATCTGGCCCGCCAGTGGCAGGCCCGCAACGGCCAGCACTTCTCGATCGCGCCGACCCACACCGCGGCCTATAAGGAGCTGCCGCCCATCAATACCGGCAGCGCGCCGACCCAGGCCTGGTTCGCTTCGGCTGCCCAGGCCCGAGCCATCGAGCCGGGCCTGCCGGACGGCGACTATGCCAAACTGGCGGTGGGCGGCACCGGCCTGCCGACCAATGCAGTGGACACCCGTTTTCCTGCCCACCTGCCGAACGGCCCGGTCAACGTCCATGCCTCGCTGAGCGACAGTGATTACACCAGCAGTCCGGTACATCGGTTCTTCCAGATGTGGCAGCAGCTGGACTGCAGTGTCGGGGCCGCCACCCGCAGCAACCCCTCCGGCTGCCGTGCCGACCTGTTTCCCTGGGTCGAGACCACGGTCGGCGCCGGCGGCAATGGCCAGCGTCCGCCAATCCCGTTTGATGCGCAGAGCACCCACGAGGGCGCCTCGTCCATGCAGTTCGTGAACATGGCCAAGGGCGACGCGCCCTATATGGCTGAACTGGCTCGTGAATACGTGCTGGCCGACAACTTCCACCAGTCGGTGATGGGCGGGACCGGCACCAATCACATCATGCTGGGTTTCGGCGCCCCGGTGTTCTATGCCGATGCCCAGGGCCGCCCCGCGGTCCCGCCCGCCAACCAGATCGAAAACCCCGATCCGATGCCCGGCACCGCCAACTGGTATCGCCAGGACGGCTATTTCGGCGGTTCCTATGTCCAGTGCGCCGACGACAGGCAGCCCGGCGTGGCCTCCGTCAAGCGTTATCTGAAGGCGCTCTACCACGGCAAGTACAAGGGCGAGGAATGCCAGCCTGGCGCGTATTACCTGGTCAACAACTACAATCCCGGCTACTTCGGCGACGGCACCCCCGCTCCGCTGGGCGCGAAACAGTTCACCGCCACGCCCAGCCGCCAGAACAATCTGGCCCTGATGCTGGCCCGCCATGACGTCAGCTGGAAGTATTACGGCGAAGGCTGGAACCATGGCAAGGAAAACGGCCAGCACGGTACCTTCTGCAATATCTGCAATCCCTTTCTGTATTCCAGTCAGGTCATGACCGATCCGGTCCAGCGCAGCCGCAACCAGGATCTGGATGACCTCTACCGGGACCTGCAGGCAGGCACCCTGCCGGCGGTCTCGATCGTGAAGTCCGATGCCATTCTGGACGGGCATCCGGCCTCCTCGCGGATGGAACTGTTCGAGGCCTTTGTCCGCAAGATCATCGACATGGCCAAGGCCAACCCGGCCATCTGGAAGGATACGGCCATCATGGTCACCTTCGACGAGGGTGGCGGTCTGTATGACTCGGGCTATGTGCAGCCGATCGACTTCTTCGGCGACGGCACCCGCATCCCGCTGCTGGTGATCTCGCGCTGGTCCACCGGCGGCCGGGTCAGCCACGTGTATGGCGATCACCTGTCATTCGACAAGTTCGTCGAAGCCAACTGGATGCTTCATGAAACCCTGACTCCGCACAGCCGTGACACCTTGCCCAACCCCGTCACCGCCCCCGGCCATCCCTATGTTCCGGTCAACGGTCCGGCCATCGGCGACCTGATGGACATGTTCGACTTCGGCCGTGCACCGACACCATTGCAGGCGAAGACCGGCGGCGGTCGCTGA
- the htpX gene encoding protease HtpX, with protein MMRIALFLITNLAVMLLLGIVCRLFGIDQWAAARGYGGMGNLLAFAAVIGMGGSFISLAMSKTMAKMSTGAQIIDQPRNADEQWLLGVVARHAQQAGIGMPEVAIYDAPDMNAFATGASRNHALVAVSTGLLQSMDREQVSAVLGHEIGHVANGDMVTLTLIQGVVNTFVIFLARIVGRFVDSWLSGNRDNDREEAGGLGYFIIVMVLELVFGLFASMIVAAFSRWREFRADAAGSRLAGKAAMISALQRLQAGHGDSSLPKSIAAFGIAGPLSQGLKRLFMSHPPLDERIQRLRAGH; from the coding sequence ATGATGCGAATCGCCCTGTTCCTGATCACCAATCTGGCCGTGATGCTGTTGCTCGGCATTGTCTGCCGGCTGTTCGGCATCGATCAGTGGGCGGCGGCCCGCGGCTATGGCGGCATGGGCAATCTGCTGGCCTTCGCGGCCGTGATCGGCATGGGCGGCTCATTCATCTCGCTGGCGATGTCCAAGACCATGGCCAAGATGTCGACCGGCGCGCAGATCATCGATCAGCCCCGCAATGCCGATGAGCAGTGGCTGCTGGGCGTGGTCGCCCGGCATGCGCAGCAGGCCGGCATCGGCATGCCCGAAGTGGCCATCTATGATGCGCCCGACATGAATGCTTTCGCGACCGGTGCCAGCCGCAATCATGCCCTGGTCGCCGTCAGTACCGGTCTGCTGCAATCGATGGACCGGGAACAGGTCTCGGCCGTCCTGGGACATGAAATCGGCCACGTAGCCAATGGCGATATGGTGACCCTGACTCTGATCCAGGGCGTGGTGAACACCTTTGTGATCTTCCTGGCCCGCATCGTCGGTCGCTTTGTCGACAGCTGGCTGTCGGGAAACCGCGACAATGACCGCGAAGAGGCCGGCGGCCTCGGCTACTTCATCATCGTGATGGTGCTGGAACTGGTATTCGGTCTGTTTGCTTCGATGATCGTGGCCGCTTTTTCGCGCTGGCGCGAGTTTCGTGCCGATGCCGCCGGTAGCCGGCTGGCTGGCAAGGCCGCGATGATTTCCGCCCTGCAGCGCCTGCAGGCAGGCCATGGCGACAGCAGCCTGCCCAAGAGCATTGCCGCTTTCGGCATTGCCGGACCGCTGAGCCAGGGGCTGAAGCGCCTGTTCATGAGCCATCCGCCGCTGGATGAGCGCATCCAGCGTCTGCGTGCCGGCCACTGA